From a region of the Phaeodactylum tricornutum CCAP 1055/1 chromosome 4, whole genome shotgun sequence genome:
- a CDS encoding predicted protein, with the protein MAMLLKPNCEDVEQDHSDTKACSITPFFLDVRIQTLHVGFLQRGMGRCSAAACRDNTDEICLWPKEKHQQPPQIEAALQGYALPILVLRPNRVRYGNIAMSHPQSRLPEILNGFYNRITRLDDFERRLDERAARLRRRIANVLDHVPVHRHSHLRVFITHDALPVKPEPDTPNPDPPTIDWTLQIEGKLLVGHLDYASAAAHDARVGFVPPTDDLDRSKAEKEEEELSPVDFTHLFEKANVEFQTVYMPRPNPMAAAKPKTPTKKSSRRATKSPSATFEEKEVDPRTLSVSQTAEFCWERTMSADALAFHVRYTSPPPPAHSQQIHAAIAHIQLYPNVEGQETTYQVSKELAEALFPSHGPGVVGSTIGTKRKIDEVAIEIPCLENEIEIPSGLTMSELIQGFFTYVQDRNLCDDSDMSTIVCDEALQQLFEVDRIPFSQIQVMLVTKNLIRNVSNEPVRLKYILRPDQFVAPSHISLDSHLPAQLQLDMDVNLPAFFPYRARELKRRIKRRELEYTSSRTKARYILMARRSKNEETVKQQIEQAVTGHIVGRDMIPILAALAKAAPPHTEARLASHLDAKISFMFGQAEEHQKAAQDAWNRLSILEGTS; encoded by the exons ATGGCCATGCTACTGAAGCCCAATTGTGAGGACGTTGAACAAGACCATAGCGACACGAAAGCCTGCAGTATCACCCCTTTCTTTCTTG ACGTACGAATACAGACGCTACACGTGGGGTTTTTACAACGAGGCATGGGAAGATGCAGCGCAGCGGCTTGTCGTGACAATACGGACGAAATTTGTCTCTGGCCAAAAgagaaacatcaacaacCACC tcagattgAAGCTGCTCTACAAGGCTACGCTCTCCCGATTCTCGTGCTCCGGCCGAACAGGGTCCGTTACGGGAATATTGCCATGAGTCACCCACAGTCCCGCCTTCCCGAAATTCTGAACGGGTTTTACAATCGAATCACCCGTCTTGATGATTTCGAACGCAGGTTGGATGAGCGCGCGGCTCGACTTCGTCGAAGAATTGCCAACGTTCTCGATCATGTTCCCGTGCATCGTCACTCCCATCTGCGAGTCTTTATTACGCATGATGCGCTCCCCGTAAAACCGGAACCAGACACACCTAATCCAGACCCCCCGACGATTGATTGGACGTTGCAAATTGAAGGAAAGCTACTAGTTGGCCATTTGGACTACGCCAGCGCAGCAGCACACGACGCCAGAGTGGGCTTTGTTCCACCAACCGACGATCTCGATAGGTCCAAggcagaaaaagaagaagaagaattgtCTCCCGTCGATTTCACCCACTTGTTTGAGAAAGCAAACGTTGAGTTTCAAACAGTGTATATGCCTCGACCGAACCCAATGGCGGCTGCCAAGCCAAAAACACCCACTAAGAAATCTTCCCGACGCGCCACCAAATCTCCTTCCGCCACTTTTGAAGAGAAGGAAGTGGATCCACGAACCTTATCAGTATCTCAGACAGCCGAGTTTTGCTGGGAGCGAACCATGTCCGCAGATGCGCTAGCGTTTCACGTGAGGTATACCTCGCCTCCCCCACCTGCACATAGCCAGCAAATCCACGCGGCGATAGCCCATATTCAGCTATACCCAAACGTCGAAGGTCAGGAGACTACGTACCAGGTATCCAAGGAGCTTGCTGAAGCATTGTTTCCGAGTCATGGACCTGGCGTAGTCGGCAGCACGATAGGAACAAAGCGCAAGATCGATGAAGTCGCAATCGAAATTCCTTGTCTGGAAAACGAAATTGAAATTCCTTCCGGGTTGACTATGTCGGAATTGATTCAAGGTTTTTTTACGTACGTTCAGGATCGAAATCTGTGCGACGACTCAGACATGAGTACCATTGTTTGCGACGAGGCACTGCAGCAACTCTTTGAGGTCGACCGTATTCCTTTCTCGCAGATCCAAGTAATGCTTGTAACGAAAAATTTGATCAGAAATGTCAGCAATGAGCCCGTACGATTGAAGTACATTCTCAGACCAGACCAATTTGTTGCGCCGTCGCACATATCTTTGGATAGTCACTTGCCGGCACAGCTTCAACTTGACATGGATGTAAACTTGCCAGCTTTCTTTCCCTATCGTGCCCGGGAGCTAAAGCGACGAATCAAGAGACGAGAACTAGAATACACGAGCTCACGTACCAAGGCGCGATACATTCTAATGGCACGACGCTCGAAAAACGAGGAAACCGTGAAACAGCAAATTGAGCAAGCTGTGACAGGACATATTGTTGGACGTGACATGATCCCTATACTTGCCGCATTGGCGAAAGCGGCCCCTCCCCACACTGAAGCACGGCTGGCATCGCATCTAGATGCGAAGATAAGTTTTATGTTTGGCCAAGCGGAAGAGCATCAAAAAGCAGCGCAAGACGCTTGGAATAGGCTTAGCATACTGGAAGGAACCAGTTGA
- a CDS encoding predicted protein: MQRLREERSVTKASVVITSGESNNELSSDDDRGHDHWMESTVEDLYDDTADQNDERYVRKNLRSGITEFVSSFDDNETADNRQSHPASRLKDLKPRNSDAVLSCPCCFNIVCLDCQQHERFADQFRAMFVLNVVVQWESKLFYDEQHKCLRSLDDIPTSAMIEHQIFPMSPDKSCCYFSVCCAICQTQVAVIDMSDEVYHFFGCLASA; the protein is encoded by the coding sequence ATGCAAAGGCTCAGAGAAGAAAGAAGTGTTACAAAGGCCTCTGTCGTAATTACTTCTGGCGAATCCAACAACGAACTGTCATCCGATGATGACCGCGGGCACGATCACTGGATGGAATCGACTGTCGAGGATTTGTACGACGACACTGCAGATCAAAACGACGAAAGGTATGTCCGCAAAAACCTGAGATCTGGTATCACGGAATTCGTATCGTCCTTTGACGACAACGAGACTGCAGACAACCGACAGTCACATCCTGCTTCACGACTGAAAGATCTGAAACCGAGAAATTCAGATGCAGTTTTGTCTTGTCCATGTTGTTTTAATATTGTCTGTCTAGATTGTCAGCAGCACGAGCGCTTTGCTGATCAGTTTCGTGCCATGTTTGTCCTGAATGTTGTTGTGCAATGGGAAAGCAAGCTTTTCTATGACGAACAGCACAAGTGCCTTCGCTCACTAGATGATATACCGACTTCTGCAATGATCGAACACCAAATTTTTCCTATGAGCCCCGACAAGAGTTGCTGCTATTTCAGCGTTTGCTGTGCAATTTGTCAGACCCAAGTTGCCGTCATTGATATGTCAGACGAAGTGTATCACTTTTTTGGATGCCTGGCCTCAGCTTAG
- a CDS encoding predicted protein: MEKCLENTETCIQNNHTYDQYEFSIESSSAPECFPMKEEDIDFTLVTQLSFNRLSMMRQHCERWGDHPISLAIGTTKNLETVQKALSQLGCKNEMITVSLISDFNSEEEYPVNRLRNLAMSHIKTSHAVIIDADFVLSVGLFEILHMHRATLAADYLNALVIPAFELRKVCEEQTLNCTALHIAMLPHNKDELLKLYRGATEVYSNSSSVTQFNGRGNFHGHASTRYTDWITQPAEQLLPIECVTSDRYEPYLVVRHCRALPPFQKVFVGYGQNKITWLQQVRRAGYKFFQTGEGFVIHLPHRKSVSSVKWKKARLKDRGSVEVEKVAEAFRAWMTEYIPDNSQIPYCS, from the coding sequence ATGGAAAAATGCCTAGAAAACACTGAAACTTGCATTCAGAATAATCACACCTATGATCAGTATGAATTTTCGATCGAGAGCTCGTCAGCTCCAGAATGTTTTCCGATGAAGGAGGAAGATATTGACTTCACTCTTGTCACCCAGCTCTCTTTCAACAGACTCTCGATGATGAGACAGCATTGCGAGCGCTGGGGGGATCATCCCATTTCTCTTGCAATTGGTACGACAAAAAATCTCGAGACTGTACAAAAAGCCTTGTCCCAGTTGGGGTGTAAAAATGAAATGATCACAGTGAGCCTTATTAGCGACTTCAATTCGGAAGAAGAGTACCCTGTGAATCGACTTCGCAACCTTGCCATGTCTCACATCAAAACAAGCCACGCTGTCATCATTGACGCTGATTTTGTTCTCTCAGTGGGTCTCTTTGAAATTCTCCATATGCATCGTGCAACTCTTGCTGCTGACTACTTGAATGCGTTGGTGATTCCTGCTTTTGAGCTTCGAAAAGTATGTGAAGAGCAAACCCTTAATTGCACAGCTCTTCATATAGCTATGCTTCCTCACAACAAGGACGAGCTCCTAAAACTGTATAGAGGGGCAACAGAGGTGTACAGCAACTCATCCAGTGTTACACAATTCAACGGAAGGGGCAACTTTCATGGTCATGCTAGTACGCGTTACACCGACTGGATTACTCAGCCGGCGGAACAGCTTCTACCTATTGAGTGTGTGACTTCCGATCGCTATGAGCCGTACCTTGTAGTCCGTCATTGTCGAGCTCTTCCACCCTTTCAAAAGGTTTTTGTTGGCTATGGCCAGAATAAAATCACGTGGTTGCAGCAAGTTCGAAGAGCGGGGTACAAGTTCTTTCAGACAGGAGAAGGATTTGTCATTCATTTGCCACACAGAAAGTCGGTTTCATCTGTCAAGTGGAAAAAAGCTCGTCTCAAGGACCGGGGATCCGTTGAGGTCGAGAAAGTTGCAGAAGCCTTTCGTGCATGGATGACCGAGTATATTCCGGACAACTCTCAAATACCGTACTGTTCCTGA